The segment ATTTCATAAATTGACAATCTTTAACAGTCCCTATTTATGTTAACTGGACTTTCCCATTTAGATACTGGGCTAATTGAAAGTGAATATCCGGCCCAAACATGATTTGCATAAAAACCCCCGAAGAAaacaaagaagtcaaaaaagCACCAAAATTAATAATGTGATTAATCAGCACACCGAACTGAACAGGGTAAACAAAGCTGTACAGGAACAACAATTTCATGCTCTGAGTCTGAGATTCTGCTGCCactgaaatattaaaattaaataaatcatacaCTATTTCTCCACAACCCCACTTCCATTATTACCTCATATACATTAAGAGCTTGTGGGAATGTTTAGTTTGTTGATAATGGAGGAGAACAGCTGAGATTCTTGAAGTTTCTAGGTTATTTTTTTTGGGGAGGAGATGGGTAGAGCGATCTCTGTTTTATTGCAGCCTCGATGGCTACTGATCTTTCTTGGGGTTTTACTTGTTATCTTTCTTGCATCTTCCATCTTCCAAAAGGTAACCATTTTCCCTCATTCTTTATCTTTCTTGAGTTATATCTGTGAAGTTTAGGTAATTTCTTATAATGGGTATGGATCTGATGGTACATAATGaagcattattttttttctgcTTATTGGTACAAAAGATCTGGTCGTTTTTTCACAGTATAGAAATTTACTCAATCGTTTATTAAGTTACTTGATAGTTAATTGAAAGGGATATACAGCCTTTAGTGCAAATATTGCGTTGATTTCTGTCTTCTTGTTCCATTGAAGCATACACAAATCTTGTTGCTTTCGTGTTTTTCCTATCGAATAATGCAATGACTTCGAAAGACACTGGAACCTAGCTGGTGTGCTGATTAACCACCAGCAATGCTAATGTAGTCCAAGATTCTTGGTTTCTTAGCTTATCCTTTGTTGGGTTGGAGTTCATGATGTTTCAAACGTGGCTTCCtcttttttattcttgtatGTGGTCAATGAGCATCAATTCATTATCTTGTTTTATGAACCAAGTGTGTTTTCTTTACGGATTTAATAGTGATAGGAGGCATAGGATATAGTCTAATCACCACTACTAGCCAAATTGGAAAGAGGAAATACTTTGTTTTTGAGCTATTTGTGTGAGATTTGGATAATTAGTGAGAATCAATTTTGTGGAAATCATTGTATTTAAATTTGGATAGCTGTGCAAGGATAGTTTATACAGGAGGGATGACTGATGAGTAATAAGTTTGAAGTTGTCCCCTGCAGCAAATTAGAGAACTATATAAGAATCAATAGGAGGAGAAACGGAAGAACAAAAATCCTGGATTAGAACCTCTTCAAAATTCAGATTAGACACCAAACACTAGTCTTAAGAATTATCCCTAGAAGCAAGAAAGTTCACCCAAAACATTGAGATTTCAGCTGCTACATCTCTCTCACATTATTCCTTTTCTGTAAAGCTAGTTTCCCTCAAACCTGCGAGGATGTTAACTAATTGATATGTAATCTATAATTCGTAGATTAGTTGAATCGCAATCTAAAGTTGGTTTAGCTTTCTATAATTCATTATACAACTAGGAGTCATCTCATTCCCCATTGAGATACCCATTTTTCATACAATATCAATTGAGTTGATTATGTCATGAGCCAGTCAGACGTTCAGACACTGATTTACAAAATATAGCAGTTTCCTTAAGTTTAAACTTTTGATCATCATCAAAGAAATGCAAATGGACAGCTAAAACTTGGCCGTgtatccttttttttcttttgttcccATTAAATAGAAAGCTTGGAATCTTCGTTCTGCTCCATATTCATACAGAGAGAACttggtgaaaaaaaaaagaagggaaaggGGGATACTGAATGAAGGACATCATCAACTGTTTCTGTGACAAGCTACTAATATGTTCAAACTTGTACGATGACTTaagtttatatatgtatatttaaataaGTAAGTTGCTAGATAGATTTGATAAATTCTCGTCTATCTATTTGGGTTTCAAACTCTTTGTCAGGAGCTAGATTTGCTCATTAAAAGTTAAAGCATAGTTCTGGCTCTCCTTTTGCAAGTTCTGTTGATGTCTTCTATTCTATTTCTATGAGCTCCCTTTGCCTAGTGGTGATACTTTACGACCCAACGGCTTACTGAGCTTCTTTATATATACTTTCCTCTTTGATTTCTCAGGAACATGAAATGGTGGATGAGGTGTATGAAGTTACTCACAGAGTGTTCTTGGATGTGGATATAGATAAACAACGTGCAGGTAAACTCATTCTGCTAACGTTCATATATTATTAGATGTCATTGAGTTAATGAACCACAAAAAGTCCCAAGCTTCTTAAATGGAAATCATAACTTCTCTGCACACAATAATAGAGaaaaaggacaagaaaaaggaaatataaaTGGGCTGAATGAGTGACGTAAGCTTTCCTTACTAACCTTTCTGAAACAGTTTGCCCCAACATGTCATGCTGACATAGTTACCTTTCCTTTTGGTTTGCGTAAATTTGTGATCTGTACAGTTGTCCCAATATATCCCCATGTGTTCACCACTTCATCTCATTCTAGTAGTCAGTTAAGGATCCTAATTATTGTCCTATCTTCTCATTCGAAAAAATAGACGCTTGTTAGAGGACATATAATGACTTTGATCTATTAATGATTAGAAAAGCTGTGGTTTGGTGTAGTATGTGCTTCATTCAAGGAAAATGATACTTGTGAACTTGCATTGCTCTTTACTAGCCCTATTTTGTGCTAACATGGTTTGGAGCGTGATGGCTTACTTCaactaattgattttttaagaaCAAATGTAATGTTTGAAACTGTACAAGATGTATTTTAGCCACAACTTCTAACAATTATGAAGATTTAGGAATTGTTTGAGAAAAtcgttttgaaaattttctaacAAAAGATCTTTTACCAAGAAAAAGTTATTTGCCTCTCCAAATAattatttggagagtaaaatatttatacagCAGGATGGATGGAATGTTATGACGAATATCTAAGGAGCTTCATATGTTGAAGACAAGATCTTCactgttttgatgatttatggAATATCAGAATTCGTGCACGGTGAAGACTGGGACACGTTATTGTGTATTGACGAtccaaattttgataatttgcaGGAAGAATTGTGATAGGATTATACGGGCAAGTTGTACCAAAAACTGTTGGTACGCCTTTATCCATTTTTTTCATGACTTTGCTCTCCTCTTCAGTTTCTTTTGTTCTTCCATTCTTGTTGCATAATGCCTGCAATTTTACTTATGTGCAGAGAATTTCAGGGCGTTGTGCACAGGTACTTTTGAGTTATAACTGGCACTGTTTTGTGCCTTCTTTCACACACATAcctacacatatacatatatgtctGTGTGTATATGTCACATAATTATTTTAGACTAACAATTGCTGCACTTATTGTCGTTGACTCAGGGGAAATGGGCAAGACTGCTGATGGAATATCTCTTCACTACAAGGGAAAACCATTTCATCGTATAATACCTGGATTCATGATTCAAGGTGGAGATATTGTGTCAGCCGATGGAAGGGGAAACATTTCCATTTATGGTGGTCCCTTTCCTGATGAGAATCTCAAGATAAAGCATTCTCATGCAGGTTTGAAATCATCACTTGATTACTCTAGTTCCATCCATAGGAAAACTAAAGGCAAACTTAAGTACATTCACCTGTTTGTGTACGTTTATTAGCATCTTTGACTTTTGCAGGTGTTATATCCATGGTGAACTCAGGACCCAACTCCAATGGTTGTCAGTTCTTTATACCGACAGTTAAGGCGAGCTGGTAAGGTTTCAAAATGACCGTATTTCAAAGTAACTAGTATCTATTAAATAAAGAAAGCTACACAAAgtctttaaaaaatgaatagtgAATGATCCTTTTGAACATGCTTATACCTAAACCAATGAATGCTCATCTAATTATGATTTTGCAAAACAATACAACAACCTATCTAGTGTGATCTCACAAGAGGGGTTTGGAGAGGGTGGGGGTACACCTTACCACTATGTATTTGAAACCAGAAAACAACTATAATCTTGAAAATTTTTGCTTCAGCACTCCCGTGGTGCTGATTATGAACGGAATGAACCAATGGACCTTACCTTTCTcgaagaaagaaacaaaatactAGTTCAAACAATATCCCAGTTGGTTTTATCCTGCATCGTTTTATGGAAGAACCACAAAAGCCTTGAATGTTTTGAAATTTCTCGTACTAACACCACAGCTACAATCAGGTTGGACGGGGAGCATGTGGTGTTTGGCAAGGTTATTGAAGGTATGGACACAGTATATGCAATTGAGGGCGGAGCAGGAACTTACAGTGGCAAACCTAGGAAAAAGGTGCTTATCGCAGATTCAGGGGAAATACCTAAGAGCAAGTGGGATGAGGACAACCAGAGTTCAGTTTCATAAATATcgtcaaaattttgaagttacTAACCAGCCCTATATACATTCTGATACACGTACCATTCTTGTGTATTACAAGCTTAATTTATGTGGTGCTAATTATGAGGTCTCAATATTTGATTCATTAACCTTACGGATACGAGTGTTTTTATTCTTA is part of the Solanum lycopersicum chromosome 1, SLM_r2.1 genome and harbors:
- the LOC101262058 gene encoding peptidyl-prolyl cis-trans isomerase CYP21-1, translated to MGRAISVLLQPRWLLIFLGVLLVIFLASSIFQKEHEMVDEVYEVTHRVFLDVDIDKQRAGRIVIGLYGQVVPKTVENFRALCTGEMGKTADGISLHYKGKPFHRIIPGFMIQGGDIVSADGRGNISIYGGPFPDENLKIKHSHAGVISMVNSGPNSNGCQFFIPTVKASWLDGEHVVFGKVIEGMDTVYAIEGGAGTYSGKPRKKVLIADSGEIPKSKWDEDNQSSVS